ggtattgctttttgtttatttgttattttttgaatttctcttaatatcacaaattttatttattgtgtatctaaaaaaataaattgatgggTAAAGGACATTAGTAAAATTTTAAAGCAAATTCATATATTTATCCAAATATTAATAAAGTGTATTTCTTACTAAGAGTTGCATAGTCAACAATGAAAAagtgtatatttaaaaaaaaaaaattcaatcctAAGATCTACTTTTCACTTTGTCCCTCCAATGAATTCATCCATGCAGCGACGTCTAGCTAGTGGCAGTTTTCTACCTTGTCCTTGAATTAGATATCTCAAAGTACTCTACATTGCCTACAACTTTATCTTTCTGGCTGTTACTTCATCCTCTATTGCTTGTCTTTTTGTCTTCTCGACTGCTACCTCATCCTCTATTGCTTGTCTTTTGTCCTCTCGACTACTACTTCATCATTCACtgcctttctttttaattttttgactGCCAGCTCTGTTTGTAGTTCAAGCAGCACCCTTTGGGTCTCCTTTCTTTGAGCTACATTGCTTAGTTGATGGAAATTCATACCGAAAATTTGACTAGAAGTCGGTCCGAAACACATGCCACGCACTCTACTCGAGTGCTCCTTTCCGAGAGTTTGAGCAAGCGAATCATTTTGAGACAACAGTCTAGAGGATTCATCATGTTGCTCAATCTTCGTAATTCTTTCCTACACACATGAATAAGCAAACATAAGTATTTATTAGCTAGTTGCTAACCGCATAGATTTTCAAcacaattttaaaaactaaaacctATGAGAACACAACTTAACGATTCTCAACACATTATTTGCATTAATAGCTCGAGCTGCATCATGGAGATAGGAACCATTTGGTCGTTTGTGTGTTAAGGTCCACAACTCTTTTCTACCAACTCCTCCCTTGACGTTCCAACTGTAACAATAAAGTGAATATGTAGATAAAGAAATGGTTCAAAAAGTGAGTCCAACATAAATTACCTCTTTTTCTTCGAGCCTTGTCAAGCTTTTCGGTCCGCCAGTGTGAGTGTATAGCTATTTCGATCGATTCACAACATTTTTCATACATTTCTCTTATCATATCATCAAAAGTAAGAGTTACTAGACATCATTTTATATTGtacaattgttttttttttatgatattctcTAACTTGACATGTCAAGAATTAATCTATTGTAAAtcgaaaatttatttaaaaatttattattgaccAATAAATTACTTTATTTGACATTTATTTAAACGAACCAATGAACTAATAATCACTAAAGGAACCAATAACTTAATTGTTAAATTCAAATGTAATAAATTAAGCTCCataaaaattagtcaaataatAAGATACGAATCTCTGGGAAAGACCATAACACACTCTGTTGATGACTTGGTGACAAAGTTTTGTTAAACTTGAACATGTAAATGTGTAATCTTACAAGAACTATTCCAAAAAGAGATTATTATAGTGTATGGTCTATAACTATAAGATTAAAGAAtggttaataataattaatgagaGATGAAAAGAAGAGAGGGCCCCCCATGAGACAATAGACACTAGAACCCACTAAAGTCTAAACATTCACTCGGTTCCCCACAGAGTCTGAGATTCCAAGTCAATACAATGACACAATCTTCCTGTATCAACCTATTTTTTTGTGCTAGATGCCCTaggataaacataaaaaaaatcttgCCAGCATGTGttttaaacatatattttaaaaatactataaaaataattACCAAAAGTTattaaacaattattttaaatgttaaatGTATTTAATAcattaacaatataaaaaaattatattattattttttaaaatatattattaaaacatAAGAtagataaatctaaaaaaaaaacataaattacaaaaacaatttaaaaattaaagaaaattatgatattatgtgatttttttattttttatttttacaataaaaaCAGTTGATGAAAGgcgaaagaaaaatttaaaaaatggttTTTATGCTATAAAAGATATAAGTttgttaacatttttttataggaatatatattaaagttaataataaaaaaatctacatataaaaattacaaaacttAAGTTTTAGATACATATATATTGTGTATTTATTAAGAGAAAATATTGTAAAAACGATACtaattaaatactaataataataatcttaataaatGACTTTAAAACACATGTtaacaaaattttatatatataatttttactaataaAATATGTTTCTAAAAGTATCatagtaaataaaagaaaacattatATTAAATAACTAAGTTCTTACattttaatacattaaatatatctataaaaatataaaaaagttatcattatatcttttaaatatacGACAAACTAAATCCGCATGTACCATAAAATAGCAGGCATCATTAGTCACATATATACTACTATGACTTTTTTTTGTTCAAATAtagaaatttttatttgatttcagaAAGAAATAATTGATGCAACTTGGACAACAGATATCAAGAGAAGTGGTAAATACCAAATGATTATATCAACAACATTTGAAAGaagtgataagaaaaagaaataaagaaaagacgagaataaaattgagtaaaaaaaataaaatgaaaattaaaatataaaaataaatttaaattaaatacaaaaaaattattttattttttatctaattttttgatATAACAAAAAATAGACTCACTCACTTTAATTGCTCatactataatttaaaaattgaatcgaaaaaaatcactcaattttatatttaatttttcatgtaataaGAAATGGAGTTACtcaattttacttatttttattataattatatcacaaaactaaaaaaactcaatttttattactttatttatttataatgattataataatttataatttttaattatatgaaaataaaaattctaaactcattgatataaaattcaatctaataattaaataaataaaattaaattaaatattttaatattaaaaatataaattaagaattattaaataataattaaactatttgtaTTACTAAGATTTGAAGCAGGCgttaagaagaaagaataagaaaataaatggtaATTACTGATTAGGCTAAAGATATATAGTTACAAGAGTTTATTAGTAGTGGGTGTTAGCTGTTAATTAGTACTGATGCttttctataaatatatatagtgtTAGCCCCTGTTTCAATATACATATTACTCCATCTCTTTCTGCACTTTCATTTATTATTCTCCCCATTCTTGTTTTTACTGTGAGATTCATTAATTAACAAACAAGAACATGGAGTGGTGGGTGTCAATGCCAAAGGTGGAGTTGCATGCTCATCTCAATGGATCCATTAGAGACTCCACACTCCTGTATGTATACGAAGAAAATCTCATGTCCTAAACAGATCATCATtatccttttatttaatttttttattattatctatattCATTTATTTTGCAGAGAACTCACAAAGGCCTTAGGTGAAAAGGGTGTTATAAATTTCTCTCAAGTGGAGCATATCATCATGaagtgtatgtatatatatatatacatatatatataattaataaccttttattattattattgtttatctTTTTGGCTCCTAAAAGACAAGCACAACCTCTTTATGTTCCTACTTGATTTTGATTCTTGATGCATTGTGTGTAAGCCTTTTAGCTCAATTTTGTTGACAAGAGCATCCATAGTGAGAGACAAAAAGGCATATCTCCAAGTTAGTTATTAACATTCTTGCATGTTGCATTATTggaatctattttaaattatttatctttcAAGAGGAAAATTAAAACATGACATGACAACTTAACTGCTTTCATTTTTGTGCTTTTTGTGTCCCTTTTTTTGTTCCCTGAAAATTcagttttttaattattaattatgatatGCCTTTGTACACACAAACAGATAATCGCTCCGTTAAAGAAGTATTCCAGTTATTTGACCTCATACGCATTCTTACCACCGATCATGCTATTCTTACAAGAATCACCAGAGaggtatatatatttgtattccaTATAAAAATGATAAGATACTGATTTATgaatgttttgaaaaaaaaaaaataggtgatTGAAGATTTTGCGTCAGAGAATGTGGTGTACTTGGAGTTAAGAACTACtccaaaggtaattaaaataacttaatttcagttattgatattaattaattttggtaaCTGAAAATGTTTTGTTGATTCTTTGCAGAGGAATGATGCCATAGGAATGACCAAAGGTTCCTATTTTGAGGCAGTATTAGAAGGTCTAAGGTCGGTTACTTCGGTAGATGTGAATTTTATTCCACACGATAAAGAAGATTCTAGAACTCTTTTCAGTCCTAACAATGGAAGTTCTAGAAAAAGAATATATGTTAGGCTTTTGTTGAGCATTGATCGGAGGGAGACAACGGAAGCAGCCATGGAAACCGTCAAGCTTGCACTAGAAATGAAGCAGTTTGGCGTCGTCGGAATCGACCTCTCCGGAAATCCACTTGTTGGTGACTGGTAATTGATAGCTGAGAGTTATTAGATGACAATTTAGTCGaattatttaacgactctcaactattaattttatacatAGGAGTGATgtatttaaaatttgtattttttatttttaggaatACTTATTTGCCGGCACTAAAATTCGCTCGCAATCAAGGCCTTTATGTATCTCTTCATTGTGGCGAGGTGAGCTTCACTCTTGAAGATCATAATTGTGATTCCTTAAGTTTTAACTGTTATATTCACCTGCAATGTATGCTTTTGTTTTTAGATACCGAATCCTAAGGAGATTCACCAGATGCTTGATTTTAAGCCTGAGAGAATTGGCCATGCAATTTGCTTCGAAAAGGAACAATGGGAAATCCTCAAGTCTTCCAAGATTCCGGTAGTTACGACTTTGGAAAAACCTTTTATTTTCTTCTGTATAGCATATTGCCACTATGAAGATTATTATTgtcttgaatttttttattcaggTTGAAATCTGTCTGACGTCAAACATTAGGACATTGACGGTTCGATCAATACAAGTTCACCATTTTGGTAGGTGGTTAGTGAACcatgaaatattttatataataagatgaaaattaatatatagttcactttatataaagttgataattgataattattaaataatttgataaatttaactaaattatcgtATTACtgtttttaattatcaactttcttaatataaaattatgttgCAATTAACATATATAATGATGCAGTTGGTTTGTACGAGACAAAACATCCCGTAGTCCTCTGCACCGATGACTCCGGCGTGTTTTCCACCTGTCTCTCCAAGGAATATAAGATTGCTGCCGATGCATTCGGTAGGTTATTAATGAAAATTTAGGTGCAGTTAACTTCATTGAAGTTGTAAATGAGAATTGTTAAATAACAATTTAATCAaattgtcaaattatttaacaactCTCAAGTTATTAACTTCAGATAAAGTTATCTttgactttgtttttttttttaattattctttgatAACTTGCATGTGCAAGTCTTTACAGGGCTGGGAAAGAGGGAATcgtttgaattatcaagaaatgCTGTGGAGTTAATATTTGCAGAGAGGCAAGTTAAGGaagatttaacaaaatatttcgaTTCAGTTGCAAAAACTATGGGAGTCTATAAGAACAAAATCCATTCTTATGAATTATAGGTTAATACAATTACCATGATTTAGTTATTCTGACGTAGATATTAAAATTAGTCCTTTACGATAATAAATTAATGATTCATTGTTAAAGTGATCACTATTCAATCATGTCATTAGAGATAAGATATATTCTGGCAATATCTTTTTTTGTCATGATTTTGATATAGATTTGATGTTTTTGCTAACATATATTGGGCCTAAAGAAGGACCAACCTTTGTGGATTGGGCCGTCAAAAACATATCATGAGCATGAACGGAAAAAAATCCCAgcccaaaaaagaagaaaaaagaatctAATACAACCACTATAGTTATATTTTCAGTAAAATGATTATTataatgttatatttatttttcctGTATCAAAGTTAATCATGAAATACATTTATGTTGAGAATGAAAGATGGAGAACCCAGACCATAAAACAGCATAGCCACAGCCAAACGTGGATTATTAATGAATAGCATTTCTTTCTCAATTGTTTCTTTGGAAtgtggaaagaaaattaaagggtTTAACTATAAGAAATAGATCCTCtccatttttttgttattaaagagaataaagtgtaatttctcaattttaattctaCAAGTGGAATTTATTGAATAAGAATATTAATAAAGAAGCAATATTTAAGGTTTCACACGGGTAAATAAATGGTTAAACTAACATTGAAGAAGACAACCATAAATTGATCACAACCCTTCCCTTCTTTTTGTCAACGAATTCAGTGCAAGTTTTATGATACTTATATTATTGTAATCATATTCCAAAATCATATAACATGtaatatattcataatttttctttttgaaaaattttaccaAGGTGGTCAAAGTCTTCATTCACAATTTAGAACATTATGCAGCTTCAATTGGAAAATCGAGATTATTAAACGTTAATCATAGTTTGTGATCAACCTAATTCAAATTGAGATTCTCtaaattattctttttattaaaaagaaaaaattcaacCAATGTCGGTGGATGGTGGCCAATGAGTCAAAGACGGAAACCATGGCTGCATCCTTCAAATATGTCAATCTACCTAAATCACTAAAAACACAATATCATTCTAATCACATCAGATTagtcaaatataattattttttaggtagtataattttatatactctgttaatttaccaaaaaaaaaacttcaaaatCCCATAATATTTTTACAAGTGGGATAACAGTATAACACCCTTTTTCTTTTAAATCTCGACTTTGATAAATTGACATTAAAAAACTTGATCGCCTTAATAATAAGGTTATTTAACTTAGATTATTTGgagttgaataattatatttaaattttaatttagatatatatatagaCTCTAAATTAATTTTGCAATAACGATATGATGATTTGGACAACATTAGCACAATTTCTGAATTTCATATAAGCAAAGTAAATACGACGCCGCCGTCTACTTCAAACAAAGAAAACGACAACGCGTTTACCGtcgtcttctttcttcttcttcctcctcctcgatCTCCGTCTAAACCTTACAAAGCTTGCAGTTTCTATATCTTCACATTTCCACAGCAATAGCTTCGATCGCATTCGCACTTCGAATCCCAGTTCAATCTCCGAGTCCCTGCTTCCTGATTTCACTCCATTCGATTCATTCTCGGTTCTTCAGGGAGCGTGATCCTTGGCAGAACCTGAATGTCGATACTTCGATGACACCATAGCTGAAGATTCGGCACAATGTCTTGGGGATTGGGGTGGAAGAGGCCCTCCGAGATCTTCCACCTCACTCTCAACTACGGCACCGACGATCTGCGAGAAGCTCTCAATCGCACGTCATCTGCGTCGGCTTCTTCACTGATCCCGCAGGAGCAGGAGCTAGGGTTCCGTATCGAGCTGGAATGGTCGGCGTCGGAGGATGAGGATCAGACGGCGCTCAAGCTTCAGTCGCAGCTAATGGTGGCTCTGCCGTTGCCGCAGGACACCGTGGTTGTGGAGCTGAGGCCGAAGGAGCACGACGATGGCGTGAATTTGAACATGGAGGTTTTGAAGAGGAGGGAACCGCTCAGGGCCATCACGATGAGCAAGGCTGTTGCCTCGGGGCAGCATAGCGATGGCACCAGTGTTCTGATTCGGCTTCTGCGGTCAAATTTGGCCTCCTCTGCGCCGCCGGCGGTGGCCGAGGGGGTTGCTGGATGTGGCGACCATTGGAGTAGTGTATCGGTGCTTAGTCTCTGCGGCTGTGGTTTGTCGGTGAGCTTTTGTATTTTTTGTGGAATGAATTTTTGCAACCTATGTGATATTGTGTAAGAGAAAATTCAGTTGTAGCTTTTCTTTGGTCGTAAGGTATCGAGTGCTTTGATATTTTTGTGGCTTGTGATTTTGTTTTCCCTGGGATTAAGAAGATATACAGTCCCATCGTATTGTGGACTGGTAACTTCTGACAAGGGAATTTTGTGAACCTGGTAGCTTAAGATGCTAATGTGGTATGGAGGATGATTTCCAAATTGTAGGAATTATCTATGGAAGACTTGAATTGTGTGATTCTGTTTGTTGCTTCTTTATTTTCCTGGTATTTTAGTTGTGATTCAATTTTTTTGAGTTGGTTGGAAGTTGAACACACTTGAGTTGGATCAATGCATGCTTTTGCACAGGTGCTTCCAGTACAGCTTACTCAGTTGCCACATCTTGAAAAACTTATTCTTGACAACAACAAACTGACAGTTTTGCCTCCTGATCTTGGTCAGCAGAGAAGCTTAAGAGTGCTCAGAGTTGACAACAACATGCTTATTTCTGTGCCTGGTAAGCTTTCATGTGAGAATTGCCAGTGTGTGTGGGTTGTAAATTCCTAATAAGTACAGCAAGTAATCACGGGGTGACAAGACTAGCATAAAGTAACAAGCCATGCTTCTACTACTGCACTAGATATACTAGATATTAGATGCTTCTAACTGGGAAAGCGTAGCTTGTACTGTTTACTGTTCAACGTGGCCTCTATGCTGGTTAGATATTTCCTTTAAGTAACTGAGACCTTTGGGTGATGTATctgattttttagttttttgaGCAGTTGAACTGAGACAGTGTGTTAAGTTGGAGGAGTTGTCATTGGAACACAACAAGCTAGTTCGACCACTTCTTGACTTCAGGTTTTTGGACATGaccatttaatataaaaatactttacaCTCCTTATATTCTGCAGACCTTATTGTTACCTATGGTTATGACAGGGCTATGGCGGAACTACGGGTGCTCAGGCTATTTGGAAATCCTCTGGAGTTTCTTCCTGAAATTTTGCCCCTCGTCAAACTTCGCCACCTTTCAGTTGCAAATATTAGGATTGTGGCAGATGATAATTTGAGATCAATCAATGTGCAAATAGAGGTGGCTTTTTTTATAACAAATAACTGGACTATTCTCTTGAAACCCTTTGAATATTCAGCTAATGTACTTTTCTGGTCATTGCAGATGGAAAACAATTCGTATTTTGCATCTAGGCATAAACTCAGTGCCTTCTTTTCTCTTATATTCCGTTTTTCTTCTTGTCATCACCCTTTATTAGCCTCTGCACTTGCAAAGATAATGCAAGATGTAGGAAATAGAGTGGTTGTTGGCAAAGATGAGAATGCAGTGAGACAGCTTATTAGCATGATAAGTAGTGACAACCATCATGTGGTATATTTCAATGGTTCTAGACATCAGAATATGTTAATAATATCTTGCCATTTTTGGGATTTTGACCATCCTTATTATATTACAGGTTGAACAAGCCTGCTATGCTCTTTCAGCTCTTGCCTCCGATGTGTCTGTTGCACTGCAGCTGATCAAAGCAGATATCATGCAACCCATTGGAACAGTTATGAAATCTATGGGTCGGGAAGAGGTAATATCTGTATTGCAAGTTGTGGTGAAGTTGGCTTTCGCATCTGATGCTGTAGCTGAGAAGATGTTGAACAAGGATGTTCTGAAATCTTTGAAAAATTTGTGTGCCCATAAAGATCCAGAGGCAAGTTTTCTAGCATCTGGTCATAGCCAGCAGTCTAATGGATTAATTTCACGTccgttaattttttatgtttgtctTTCTATAGGTACAACGGTTAGCTCTGTTAGCTGTTGGCAACTTGGCTTTCTGTCCAGAGAATCGTCGTATACTTGTTACTTCTGAGAGCTTGCGAGAATTTCTCTTACGACTGACTGTTGCAGTTGAGCCACGTGTTTATAAAGCTGCTGCTCGTGCTTTGGCAATTCTTGGTCTGTCTCTATGATGTATCTGTGTTTTCCCAAAAGTTTTATGTGATTATTGGGCAGCTCTTTTAATTTTATGCCTTTGTAGGAGAAAATGAGAATCTGCGACGTGCAATAAGAGGGAGACAAGTGCCGAAGCAAGGACTCCGCATACTCTCAATGGATGGAGGGGGGATGAAAGGTCTGGCAACTGTGAGAATGCTTAAGGAAATTGAAAGGGGAACTGGAAAACAAATACATGAGTTGTTTGATTTAATATGTGGCACATCAACGGGTGGAATGCTGGCTGTTGCCCTTGGGATTAAGTTGATGACTTTGGAACAATGTGAAGATATATACAAAAATCTTGGTGAGGATGCTCCTTAGGACTCTCATGAATATTACATATTGATCTATAAATTCCCCTTCAATATTAAGTGAAATATTGACTGGCATTTGAACCAGGGAAGGTTGTTTTTGCTGAACCTGTGCCCAAGGATAATGAAGCTGCTACCTGGAAAGAAAAGTTAGATCAACTATATAAGAGTTCATCACAGAGTTTTAGAGTCGTTGTTCATGGATCAAAAGTATGTATGCCATCTTCTCTTGTTATATTCAACGTATGCTTTTGTAACTTCCTCTATTTTTTCTCGATAGCAGCATGTATCTTGGAAATTCTGAGATGACATGGTATAGTTTAGGATTAAGTTTTATGCTTTCCATTATCGGTTTGTTATATTCTTTAGAAAAAAGATATTGTAAAATTTGAATTATGAATTATTATTTTGCAGCACAGTGCCGAACAGTTTGAGAGTCTATTGAAAGAATTGTGTGATGATGAGGATGGAGATCTAATGATAGATTCTGCTGTAAAAAATGTGCCAAAAGTTTTTGTTGTATCAACCCTGG
The sequence above is drawn from the Arachis hypogaea cultivar Tifrunner chromosome 4, arahy.Tifrunner.gnm2.J5K5, whole genome shotgun sequence genome and encodes:
- the LOC112795893 gene encoding phospholipase A I, which translates into the protein MSWGLGWKRPSEIFHLTLNYGTDDLREALNRTSSASASSLIPQEQELGFRIELEWSASEDEDQTALKLQSQLMVALPLPQDTVVVELRPKEHDDGVNLNMEVLKRREPLRAITMSKAVASGQHSDGTSVLIRLLRSNLASSAPPAVAEGVAGCGDHWSSVSVLSLCGCGLSVLPVQLTQLPHLEKLILDNNKLTVLPPDLGQQRSLRVLRVDNNMLISVPVELRQCVKLEELSLEHNKLVRPLLDFRAMAELRVLRLFGNPLEFLPEILPLVKLRHLSVANIRIVADDNLRSINVQIEMENNSYFASRHKLSAFFSLIFRFSSCHHPLLASALAKIMQDVGNRVVVGKDENAVRQLISMISSDNHHVVEQACYALSALASDVSVALQLIKADIMQPIGTVMKSMGREEVISVLQVVVKLAFASDAVAEKMLNKDVLKSLKNLCAHKDPEVQRLALLAVGNLAFCPENRRILVTSESLREFLLRLTVAVEPRVYKAAARALAILGENENLRRAIRGRQVPKQGLRILSMDGGGMKGLATVRMLKEIERGTGKQIHELFDLICGTSTGGMLAVALGIKLMTLEQCEDIYKNLGKVVFAEPVPKDNEAATWKEKLDQLYKSSSQSFRVVVHGSKHSAEQFESLLKELCDDEDGDLMIDSAVKNVPKVFVVSTLVSVMPGQPFIFRNYQYPAGTPEVALTTSESSGVTLLAPSSTGAPVGSKRSAFIGSCKHQVWQAIRASSAAPYYLDDFSDDINRWQDGAIVANNPTVFAIREAQLLWPDTKIDCLVSLGCGSIPTKVRKGGWRYLDTGQVLIESACSVERVEEVLSTLLPMLPEIQYFRFNPVDERCDMELDETDPTVWMKLESAVDEYIQKNHLAFENLSERLILPFQHEEKLFENIRSKVSKTGESNEGASGPALGWRRNVLLVEALHNPDAGRSVHHARELESFCARSGIRLSLMQGLSHIVRTGLTTTFATPFVSPLFTGSFPSSPLVYSPDIGQRIGRIDLVPPLSLDGPSGKIASSPPASPRGLRQLSAPVKSLHERLQNSPQLGVIHLALQNDLDGLIVSWQNDVFVVAEPGEHAEKFLQSVKCSLLSTMRSHRRKGASLLSNISTISELVAFKPHFQIGDIVHRYLSRQTMVLEDEQEISSYMFRRTVPSMHLTPEDVRWMVGAWRDRIIICTGTYGPTQALIKAFLDSGAKAVICPSNEPPESQLATFDGTGELFVMENNGKFEIGEDEADDDTAPDSPLSDWEDSDAEKNGDRTLSFWNDDEVELSQFVCHLYDSLFREGAGIHLALEHALASHRRLRYVCHLPHIQ
- the LOC112795892 gene encoding N6-mAMP deaminase isoform X1; the protein is MEWWVSMPKVELHAHLNGSIRDSTLLELTKALGEKGVINFSQVEHIIMKYNRSVKEVFQLFDLIRILTTDHAILTRITREVIEDFASENVVYLELRTTPKRNDAIGMTKGSYFEAVLEGLRSVTSVDVNFIPHDKEDSRTLFSPNNGSSRKRIYVRLLLSIDRRETTEAAMETVKLALEMKQFGVVGIDLSGNPLVGDWNTYLPALKFARNQGLYVSLHCGEIPNPKEIHQMLDFKPERIGHAICFEKEQWEILKSSKIPVEICLTSNIRTLTVRSIQVHHFVGLYETKHPVVLCTDDSGVFSTCLSKEYKIAADAFVFTGLGKRESFELSRNAVELIFAERQVKEDLTKYFDSVAKTMGVYKNKIHSYEL
- the LOC112795892 gene encoding N6-mAMP deaminase isoform X2; the encoded protein is MEWWVSMPKVELHAHLNGSIRDSTLLELTKALGEKGVINFSQVEHIIMKYNRSVKEVFQLFDLIRILTTDHAILTRITREVIEDFASENVVYLELRTTPKRNDAIGMTKGSYFEAVLEGLRSVTSVDVNFIPHDKEDSRTLFSPNNGSSRKRIYVRLLLSIDRRETTEAAMETVKLALEMKQFGVVGIDLSGNPLVGDWNTYLPALKFARNQGLYVSLHCGEIPNPKEIHQMLDFKPERIGHAICFEKEQWEILKSSKIPVEICLTSNIRTLTVRSIQVHHFVGLYETKHPVVLCTDDSGVFSTCLSKEYKIAADAFGLGKRESFELSRNAVELIFAERQVKEDLTKYFDSVAKTMGVYKNKIHSYEL